The following proteins are co-located in the Streptomyces sp. DT2A-34 genome:
- a CDS encoding class I SAM-dependent methyltransferase, with protein MTERDVRLGTIQETLLIPLYGRAVENRKKEAVLRDPIAEELVAAIDYDFARFDDLPMLLGTVLRTSLFDRWVADFLAEHPTGTVVEIGTGLNTRYERTDNGQARWFDLDLPDVIELRRTFLTDMPRRTMIAASVTDEAWADTVAAHSGGPYLFAAEAVLPYLQETDVREVIGLLADRFPGSLLALDTSGPGHFDTQDQHDALGKVSARMQWACADPAQLTEWRPGVEVLASHTFSSLPAPMYDGLPAPVQDMLSSLAAQRLPRVEDYRLNLVRLP; from the coding sequence ATGACCGAGCGCGACGTACGCCTGGGCACGATCCAGGAAACCCTGCTCATCCCGCTGTACGGCCGGGCGGTGGAAAACCGCAAGAAGGAAGCGGTCCTGCGCGACCCCATCGCCGAGGAACTCGTCGCAGCGATCGACTACGACTTCGCCCGCTTCGACGACCTCCCGATGCTGCTCGGCACGGTCCTGCGCACCAGCCTGTTCGACCGCTGGGTGGCCGACTTCCTCGCCGAGCATCCCACCGGAACCGTGGTGGAGATCGGCACCGGCCTCAACACCCGCTACGAACGCACCGACAACGGCCAGGCCCGCTGGTTCGACCTCGACCTGCCCGACGTGATCGAGCTGCGCCGCACTTTCCTCACCGATATGCCACGCCGCACGATGATCGCCGCGTCGGTGACGGACGAGGCGTGGGCGGACACCGTCGCCGCGCACTCCGGCGGCCCATACCTTTTCGCCGCCGAAGCCGTCCTGCCCTACCTCCAGGAGACGGACGTGCGCGAGGTCATCGGCCTGCTCGCCGACCGCTTCCCCGGTTCACTGCTGGCCCTCGACACCTCCGGCCCCGGCCACTTCGACACCCAGGACCAGCACGACGCACTGGGCAAGGTCAGCGCCCGGATGCAGTGGGCCTGCGCCGATCCGGCACAGCTCACCGAGTGGCGCCCGGGGGTTGAAGTACTGGCCTCCCACACGTTCAGCAGCCTCCCCGCCCCGATGTACGACGGACTCCCGGCCCCTGTCCAGGACATGCTCAGCAGCCTCGCCGCCCAGCGGCTGCCCCGGGTCGAGGACTACCGGCTGAACCTCGTCCGGCTGCCCTGA
- a CDS encoding helix-turn-helix transcriptional regulator, whose amino-acid sequence MVTPPSPTAPADEPLRALEAASDLLKALASPVRLGIVRELSEGGKYVHELVATLEVSQPLVSQHLRVLRNSRIVTTRRQAREIRYHLTDEHIAHIVLDAIRHAQE is encoded by the coding sequence ATGGTGACACCTCCCTCCCCGACAGCCCCGGCGGACGAACCTCTACGCGCCCTGGAAGCCGCCAGTGACCTGCTGAAGGCACTGGCCTCCCCGGTCCGCCTCGGTATCGTGCGCGAGCTGTCCGAGGGCGGAAAGTACGTCCACGAACTGGTCGCCACCCTCGAGGTGAGCCAGCCGCTGGTCTCGCAGCACCTGCGGGTCCTGCGCAACTCCCGCATCGTGACGACCCGCCGCCAGGCCCGCGAGATCCGGTACCACCTCACCGACGAACACATCGCCCACATCGTGCTGGACGCCATCCGGCACGCACAGGAGTAG